One Salminus brasiliensis chromosome 5, fSalBra1.hap2, whole genome shotgun sequence DNA segment encodes these proteins:
- the tpbg gene encoding trophoblast glycoprotein, with translation MSANMLVAKGKHAHHRLLTPCLLLVLSCFVPVSPLDCPEKCVCTLTTVKCDRQNLMSIPQPLPANTTTLFLTGNSISHLTEHSFPARLEHLTDLYLSGNQIEQVDPGVFDNLPSLHLLDLSNNKMLNFSPDAFPENNKLQVLNLSRSLYNVSYTEVISSLLKNSVPKLSHLNLSSSDLIFLPDGITSLSDLSTLDLRNNSIISIKNITFRSQVLNYVDLRNNTLKEIPNGTFADFSQIPGLRLYLAGNPWVCDCLMKDMVTWLQKSDFVTDKVNLTCDEPAELRNVPLLQVDQANLQCNLSPSQMDVVLETSYVFLGMVLALIGVIFLLVLYLNRKGIKKWMYNIRDACRDHMEGYHYRYEINSDPRLANLSLNSDV, from the coding sequence aTGTCTGCAAACATGCTGGTAGCGAAGGGGAAACATGCCCACCACCGCCTCCTGACTCCCTGCTTGCTGCTTGTATTGTCATGCTTTGTCCCTGTCTCGCCTCTGGACTGTCCTGAGAAATGCGTTTGCACACTAACGACGGTAAAATGCGATCGTCAGAACTTAATGTCCATTCCACAGCCCCTGCCAGCAAACACAACGACACTTTTCCTCACTGGAAACAGCATCTCCCATCTAACCGAGCACTCCTTTCCTGCTCGTCTGGAGCATTTGACAGACCTTTATCTGTCTGGAAACCAGATAGAGCAAGTGGACCCTGGGGTGTTTGACAACTTGCCCAGTCTCCATTTACTTGACCTGAGCAACAACAAGATGCTGAATTTTAGCCCTGATGCTTTCCCAGAGAACAATAAGCTTCAGGTCCTAAACCTTAGCAGATCTTTGTATAATGTCTCCTACACAGAAGTGATTTCCAGCCTTTTAAAGAACAGTGTTCCTAAACTTTCCCATCTCAACCTGTCCAGCAGTGACCTGATATTCCTGCCAGATGGCATTACCAGTTTGTCTGACCTCAGCACTTTGGACTTGAGGAACAATTCAATAATCTCGATTAAAAATATTACTTTCAGAAGTCAAGTGTTAAACTATGTGGACCTGCGGAACAACACGCTGAAGGAGATCCCCAATGGGACTTTTGCAGACTTCAGCCAGATACCAGGGCTTCGACTGTACCTGGCGGGAAACCCATGGGTTTGTGACTGCCTCATGAAGGACATGGTGACATGGTTACAGAAATCTGATTTTGTTACGGACAAAGTGAACTTGACCTGTGATGAGCCTGCAGAATTAAGAAACGTCCCGCTTTTGCAGGTTGACCAGGCGAATCTGCAGTGCAACCTCTCTCCTTCGCAAATGGACGTTGTCCTGGAGACGTCGTACGTCTTCCTGGGAATGGTGTTGGCCCTTATTggggtgatatttctgctgGTCCTTTACCTCAACCGAAAGGGCATCAAGAAATGGATGTATAATATCCGTGATGCCTGCAGGGACCACATGGAAGGCTACCATTACAGGTACGAGATCAACTCTGACCCACGTCTGGCCAACCTGAGCCTCAACTCGGACGTGTAA
- the ibtk gene encoding inhibitor of Bruton tyrosine kinase, which yields MSVLTPECTPKCRSPRHAEEIVAALTSGSEGRLKVFLSAHCHNAATLRDEFGRTALHLAASLGKRDLLEWLLDSKHSDLLVKDKESGWTALHRSAFYGQIHCLMSLVKHGGALSTLDKEGLSVLDLIMKDRPAHVVFQSSDPTEVYTWGNNTNFSLGHGNQESRHHPEIVDFFARTGVYIKQVVLCKFHSVFLSQKGQVYTCGHGQGGRLGHGDEQTYLVPRMVEGLLSHHCSQIAAARDHTVVLTEEGYVYTFGLNTYHQLGLSPPPAASQVPKQVTSKSLKGRTVIGVAAGRFHTVLWTRDAVYTVGLNGGQLGYLLDPNGEKCVTLPRQVSALHHKDVTISMAAASNGATVCLTEKGDIYLLADYQCKKLASKQLNIKKVLVSGGSLDHRVEPQILTESGGEKINILALDEAGRVFYWRSVGTSVRQCRWAYGRQVFMSDITLGKSKMMFVTQDGEGFSGQWLGEYKKIVDKKGVGIEVCGHSETGGMYERIRLEKLPYIHRAVSIIMDSKGRNFGVLQSDPKTSLYEVPTVSASSFTQHFQQLLAEADEMDSIHDVTLQAGDRIFPAHKYILSMRSEFFRKQLLAEAGQENEGDGDVKRTVDAVGCDLLVLEKASSELLEQALCFIYTDSCEMLVHGARPVLPRLSQGPEQQQQQLIHSLEELNLGGRSALEVYRSQPPSAPGEGDKPKSKSAKSGKKGKGSSAIEPSSNPVKMLQGVAKKLGLGGLSARLDGVKYENGKISVVQKKTGNKPRFSLKKCPYLCDVTLKSDDGKEFPCHKCVLCARLEYFNSMLGNPWIESTSCNALEMPTSAKVLQVILEYIYTDEAPTIGESVSVEFVCNVLVVADQLLITRLKEMCEVTITENLTLKNAAELLEFAVVYNAEQLKLSCLQFIGLNMAAMLESKALENLSDDVLLELSKAYRKMVPAMERRHITPYPDAPDLSAYEDMSWDSTTSCKNSSEQEQSSNDSLLKKAKMKAKRKPRRRSDSSGGYNLSDIIHNSPTDVLQSSPSSGLIDSGKACSVESLHELITSDSEGSYMGVGSPRDLQSPIFHDRPEAQEDRSGLIYCRTPPSTPTGVVPTKCSTPENIPKIKASPARPAPVLDLRTIMEMEANNQNVRATPKSPGSSGNSSKLSVTPTKLSQKQRKMMAMATREGSVDGASAKSVPVAVPTKPAKAWVTAVQSPPSSLSFRDVLIEEEQRSKPCAAAAVVAGSPTGPGGSAVSAKRVTFKCADPNNADKPAGPWLLGLVSSPPSTAAVTFASIVEEEKQQEAALIRSREKPLALIQIEERAIQDLLVYYRAFNNPDELIVVERSPQGPIATPMWNKHSY from the exons ATGAGTGTGTTGACCCCGGAATGTACGCCAAAATGCCGTTCTCCACGCCATGCGGAGGAGATTGTGGCTGCTTTGACCAGTGGCTCAGAAGGCCGACTGAAGGTCTTCCTGTCAGCCCACTGCCACAATGCTGCCACTCTGCGGGATGAGTTTGGCCGCACAGCTCTTCACCTTGCTGCCTCACTGGGCAAACGTGATCTGTTGGAGTGGCTTCTGGACAGCAAGCACTCTGACCTACTGGTGAAGGACAAGGAGTCAGGCTGGACGGCTTTGCACCGGAGTGCCTTCTATGGCCAGATCCACTGTCTCATGTCCCTTGTAAAG CATGGTGGTGCACTGTCTACTCTGGATAAGGAAGGCCTGTCTGTTCTCGACCTAATTATGAAGGACCGCCCTGCACATGTCGTTTTCCAGAGCTCTG aTCCAACTGAAGTGTATACATGGGGCAACAACACCAACTTTAGTCTTGGGCATGGAAACCAAGAGAGTAGACACCACCCTGAGATTGTGGATTTCTTTGCCAGAACTGGAGTGTATATTAAGCAG GTGGTCTTGTGCAAGTTCCACTCTGTCTTCCTGTCTCAGAAGGGACAGGTTTATACCTGTGGCCATGGTCAGGGAGGACGTCTCGGGCATGGTGATGAACAGACATATTTG GTTCCTCGCATGGTGGAGGGTCTCCTCTCCCATCACTGCTCACAGATTGCTGCAGCCAGAGATCACACTGTGGTTCTGACTGAGGAGGGTTATGTCTACACTTTTGGGCTCAACACGTACCACCAGCTTGGCCTGTCGCCTCCTCCTGCTGCCAGTCAAGTACCCAAACAG GTGACCTCTAAGTCTTTAAAAGGGAGGACAGTGATTGGTGTTGCTGCTGGAAGGTTCCACACTGTTCTGTGGACCAGAGATGCAGTCTACACAGTGGGACTGAATGGGGGACAGCTGG GCTACTTGCTGGACCCAAATGGGGAAAAGTGTGTGACCCTGCCCCGACAAGTGTCTGCGCTACATCACAAGGACGTGACCATTTCCATGGCAGCAGCCAGTAATGGAGCCACTGTGTGTTTGACGGAGAAAGGGGACATCTACCTGCTCGCTGACTATCAGTGCAAAAAACTAGCCTCCAA acagttgaacattaAGAAAGTTCTTGTCAGTGGAGGCAGTTTGGATCATCGGGTTGAGCCCCAGATCCTTACTGAGAGTGGGGGGGAGAAGATAAACATCCTGGCCCTGGATGAAGCAGGGAGG GTGTTTTACTGGCGTTCTGTGGGTACCTCAGTGAGACAGTGTAGGTGGGCCTATGGCCGACAGGTGTTCATGTCAGATATCACTCTTGGCAAGAGCAAAATGATGTTTGTTACACAAGATGGAGAGGGCTTCAGTGGTCAGTGGCTTGGTGAATACAAGAAGATTGTTGACAAAAAAG GTGTAGGTATAGAGGTATGTGGTCACTCTGAGACTGGAGGTATGTATGAGCGTATTCGTCTTGAAAAGCTCCCCTACATCCACCGAGCTGTTAGCATCATCATGGACTCCAAGGGCCGTAACTTTGGTGTGCTGCAGTCTGATCCTAAAACCAG CCTATATGAAGTGCCCACTGTGTCAGCCTCCTCATTCACCCAGCACTTCCAGCAGCTCCTGGCTGAAGCTGATGAAATGGACAGCATCCACGACGTGACTCTTCAGGCTGGCGACCGCATCTTTCCTGCTCACAAGTACATCCTGTCCATGCGTTCAGAATTCTTCCGCAAACAGCTGCTTGCAGAAGCAGGGCAGGAAAATGAGGGCGATGGGGACGTGAAGAGGACTGTGGATGCTGTGGGCTGTGACCTTCTGGTCTTGGAGAAGGCTTCATCTGAACTGCTGGAGCAGGCTTTGTGCTTCATCTACACGGACTCCTGCGAGATGCTAGTGCACGGAGCTAGGCCAGTCTTGCCACGCCTCAGCCAGGGCCCcgaacagcagcaacagcagctgaTCCACAGCCTGGAGGAGCTTAATCTTGGCGGCCGCTCCGCTTTAGAGGTTTACCGCTCACAGCCTCCCTCGGCTCCTGGGGAGGGAGACAAACCAAAGAGCAAGAGTGCCAAGTCGGGAAAGAAGGGCAAAGGTAGCAGTGCTATCGAACCTAGCTCCAATCCCGTGAAGATGCTTCAAGGAGTAGCCAAAAAACTAGGTTTAGGTGGTCTCTCTGCAAG GCTTGATGGAGTGAAGTATGAGAATGGAAAGATCAGTGTTGTGCAAAAGAAGACTGGAAACAAACCGAGATTCTCTCTAAAGAAATG CCCCTACCTCTGTGACGTCACTTTGAAATCTGATGATGGGAAGGAGTTCCCTTGTCACAAATGTGTTCTGTGTGCCCGACTCG AATATTTTAACAGCATGTTGGGGAATCCCTGGATAGAG TCCACCAGCTGTAATGCACTGGAGATGCCCACTAGTGCCAAGGTTTTGCAGGTCATACTCGAGTACATATACACAGATGAGGCTCCCACCATCGGAG AGTCTGTGAGCGTGGAGTTTGTGTGTAATGTGCTGGTGGTAGCTGATCAGCTGCTCATTACTCGGCTGAAGGAAATGTGTGAGGTGACCATCACTGAAAACC TGACTCTGAAGAACGCTGCAGAGCTGCTGGAGTTTGCTGTGGTATACAATGCTGAGCAGTTAAAACTGTCCTGTCTGCAGTTTATTGGTCTCAATATGGCTGCAATGCTGGAGTCCAA GGCCCTGGAGAATTTGAGTGATGATGTGTTGTTGGAGCTGTCCAAAGCATATAGGAAAATG GTTCCAGCCATGGAAAGGCGACATATCACCCCATATCCCGATGCCCCTGATCTCAGTGCCTACGAAGACATGAGTTGGGATTCAACAACCAGCTGTAAAAATAGCTCTGAACAGGAGCAATCTAGCAA TGACAGTCTGCTGAAGAAAGCCAAGATGAAAGCTAAGAGGAAACCACGGCGCCGCTCTGATAGCTCCGGAGGGTATAACCTGTCTgatataattcataattcaccCACTGATGTTCTCCAGAGTTCACCTTCTTCAG GATTGATTGATTCTGGGAAAGCATGCTCAGTGGAGTCTCTTCATGAGCTGATCACATCTGATTCTGAGGGCAGTTATATGGGGGTTGGAAGCCCTCGAGATCTCCAGTCACCCATCTTTCACGACAGACCTGAGGCACAA GAGGACAGGTCAGGACTTATTTACTGCAGGACTCCTCCTAGCACTCCAACTGGAGTAGTGCCTACTAAGTGTTCCACACCTGAAAACATCCCAAAGATTAAGGCCAG TCCTGCTCGCCCAGCACCTGTCTTGGACCTAAGGACTATTATGGAAATGGAGGCAAACAACCAGAACGTCAGAGCCACTCCAAAAAGCCCTGGGTC GTCTGGAAACAGCAGTAAACTTTCAGTCACACCCACTAAACTGTCTCAAAAGCAAAGGAAGATGATGGCCATGGCAACTAGAGAAGGCAGTGTGGATGGAGCGTCTGCTAAATCGGTTCCTGTAGCCGTTCcaacaaagccagcaaaagctTG GGTTACGGCGGTGCAGTCCCCTCCCTCTTCACTCTCCTTCCGGGATGTGCTGATTGAGGAGGAGCAGCGAAGTAAACCGTgtgcagctgctgctgtggTTGCTGGAAGTCCAACAGGTCCAGGAGGCTCAGCTGTCTCAGCAAAAAGAGTGACCTTTAAGTGTGCTGACCCTAACAATGCTGACAAACCTGCTGG GCCGTGGCTGCTTGGGCTGGTAAGCAGTCCGCCATCTACTGCAGCAGTAACCTTTGCATCCATTGTGGAGGAGGAGAAGCAACAGGAAGCTGCCCTCATTCGCAGTCGAGAGAAGCCTCTGGCATTGATACAG ATTGAGGAGCGAGCGATTCAAGACTTGCTGGTTTACTACAGAGCCTTCAACAACCCTGATGAGCTCATTGTGGTTGAGCGGTCCCCCCAAGGCCCTATCGCCACACCAATGTGGAACAAACATTCATATTAG